A window of the Haloarcula rubripromontorii genome harbors these coding sequences:
- a CDS encoding alpha-amylase family glycosyl hydrolase → MHHPGPPRFATVGESVELAPRRPDPDMAAEWRVVERPAASTATLGDGSVCHLEPDAPGVYRAELTVPDGTYEQIIRAFPGVTETAQFSVTADDFDDNDGALTVADRAIVIGKFNDFTMGTHWAERDGDEWVIETELPPGTHHASFSFDGSFESTATDEVTVEGPGRPRVELASETVDGDLVVSADACAAPSGGKPEVEFYLDGRDTLEESAVTVDGDELRVPQEGLPETARVHAVAVAERHSVADTLVVERDGGTGGGETATGETLSVSRPADPPAWASDATIYEIFVRSFAGETVDTSFEAIERRVRYIESLGVDVVWLTPVQASPTRHGYHITDFFDTAADLGTREEFESLVDRLHDAGIRVVFDLVINHSSRDHPAFQLHRAGVPEYADYYERVPAERDVSDVDWAGEDAPGHYFNWTRIPNLNYDSLAVRRWMLDVVDEWRDVVDGFRCDVAWGVPHGFWKEVRERVKADDTEFLLLDETVPRDAAFAENEFDVHYDTDLFDTLRDIGTGEEPASALFEALDATAEHGYPDHAGHMRYVDNHDEDRYIDDCGGASLRAAVGATFTLPGTPMIYAGQERGVEQQRGTMRWHDGDNALTDFHRRLVALRADHASLRAPGVHPVPHTVETGDSDGVVAYERTDGDERLVVVLHFGDGTANVSLDTPVGDTDLLGGAPVGSDGTVAVGDIVVVPAASGR, encoded by the coding sequence ATGCACCACCCAGGCCCGCCGCGGTTCGCTACCGTCGGCGAATCGGTGGAACTGGCCCCGCGCCGGCCCGACCCCGATATGGCTGCCGAGTGGCGGGTCGTCGAGCGACCGGCGGCGAGTACGGCGACGCTTGGCGACGGCTCGGTCTGTCATCTCGAACCAGATGCCCCGGGCGTCTATCGAGCCGAACTAACCGTGCCAGACGGCACATACGAACAAATCATCCGAGCGTTCCCGGGCGTCACCGAGACGGCACAGTTCAGCGTCACAGCGGACGACTTCGACGACAACGACGGTGCCCTCACGGTCGCTGACCGCGCTATCGTCATCGGGAAGTTCAACGACTTCACGATGGGAACACACTGGGCCGAGCGCGACGGTGACGAGTGGGTCATCGAGACCGAACTCCCACCGGGGACCCACCACGCCAGTTTCAGTTTCGACGGCTCCTTCGAGTCGACCGCGACCGACGAGGTCACCGTCGAAGGTCCCGGTCGCCCCCGGGTCGAACTCGCCAGTGAAACGGTGGACGGCGACCTCGTCGTCTCTGCAGACGCCTGCGCGGCCCCGTCGGGGGGCAAACCGGAAGTCGAGTTCTACCTCGACGGCCGAGACACGCTGGAAGAGTCGGCCGTGACCGTCGACGGCGACGAACTCCGGGTGCCACAGGAAGGACTCCCCGAAACGGCCCGCGTGCACGCGGTGGCCGTCGCCGAGCGCCACAGCGTCGCGGATACGCTAGTCGTGGAACGCGACGGCGGGACCGGGGGCGGAGAGACGGCCACGGGCGAGACGCTGTCCGTCTCGCGGCCGGCAGATCCACCGGCCTGGGCCAGCGACGCTACCATCTACGAGATATTCGTCCGGTCGTTCGCCGGCGAAACCGTCGACACATCCTTCGAGGCCATCGAGCGGCGGGTCCGCTATATCGAGTCACTGGGCGTCGACGTGGTGTGGCTCACCCCCGTTCAGGCGAGTCCGACCCGTCACGGCTACCACATCACGGACTTCTTCGACACCGCTGCGGACCTGGGAACGCGCGAGGAGTTCGAGTCGCTGGTCGACCGGCTCCACGACGCGGGCATCCGGGTCGTCTTCGACCTGGTTATCAACCACAGCTCGCGGGACCATCCGGCCTTCCAGCTCCACCGGGCTGGCGTCCCCGAGTACGCCGACTACTACGAGCGAGTCCCGGCCGAACGCGACGTCTCGGATGTCGACTGGGCGGGCGAGGACGCGCCGGGACACTACTTCAACTGGACGCGGATTCCGAACCTCAACTACGACTCGCTGGCCGTCCGCCGCTGGATGCTTGACGTGGTTGACGAATGGCGCGACGTGGTCGACGGGTTCCGCTGTGACGTGGCCTGGGGCGTGCCACACGGGTTCTGGAAGGAGGTCCGCGAGCGGGTGAAAGCCGACGACACCGAGTTCCTGCTCCTCGACGAGACAGTCCCGCGTGATGCCGCCTTCGCCGAAAACGAGTTCGACGTTCACTACGACACAGACCTGTTCGACACGCTCCGCGACATCGGGACCGGCGAGGAGCCGGCGTCGGCGCTGTTCGAAGCGCTTGACGCGACGGCTGAACACGGCTACCCCGACCACGCCGGCCACATGCGATACGTCGATAACCACGACGAAGACCGCTATATCGACGACTGCGGGGGCGCGTCGCTACGGGCCGCCGTCGGGGCGACGTTCACGCTCCCCGGGACGCCGATGATATACGCCGGGCAGGAGCGCGGCGTCGAACAGCAGCGCGGGACGATGCGCTGGCATGACGGCGACAACGCGCTGACCGACTTCCACCGGCGACTGGTCGCGCTGCGAGCGGACCACGCCTCACTCCGCGCGCCCGGGGTGCATCCGGTTCCCCACACCGTCGAAACAGGCGATTCGGACGGAGTCGTCGCCTACGAACGCACCGACGGCGATGAGAGGCTGGTGGTCGTGCTGCACTTCGGCGACGGCACGGCGAACGTTTCGCTCGACACACCAGTCGGAGACACAGACCTTCTCGGTGGCGCACCGGTCGGTAGCGACGGGACGGTTGCAGTCGGAGATATCGTCGTGGTACCGGCGGCGAGCGGTCGCTGA
- a CDS encoding carbohydrate ABC transporter permease: protein MSTVSRAADRIESVPFLTRDDASLLLVLPGLFVFSAFMLFPVLYLLGISFTNAEPANLFAGEGVVAVLTFGDALFVGLENYADVLTDGQFWNSFGVTWLFVATSVTLKIGASLAIALVVTSDLVRGKRVLRSLIIFPMGLPPIFTITVWRGIFSSAEFGLMNQLLTAFGASSVAWLSGRWTAFVAYNVTEAWLAYPFMVIITVSALQDVPEELHEAAVVDGAGFLARFAHITLPSIKRPVLFASILTSAASFQQFLIPFVFNQGGPARANELIVVYGYREALSFQQYGRGAAISIIALVFIGAFMWLNVKKGKLADGVND from the coding sequence ATGAGTACCGTTTCACGAGCGGCGGACCGGATCGAATCGGTCCCGTTTCTGACGCGGGACGACGCGTCCTTACTGCTAGTGCTCCCGGGGCTGTTCGTCTTCTCGGCGTTCATGCTGTTCCCGGTCCTCTACCTGCTGGGCATCTCCTTTACGAACGCAGAGCCGGCAAATCTGTTCGCCGGCGAGGGCGTCGTCGCCGTGCTCACGTTCGGCGACGCGCTGTTCGTCGGGTTAGAGAACTACGCCGACGTGCTGACCGACGGCCAGTTCTGGAACTCTTTCGGCGTCACTTGGCTGTTTGTCGCCACGAGCGTCACGCTCAAAATCGGGGCGAGCCTGGCTATCGCGCTCGTCGTGACCAGCGACCTCGTCCGTGGTAAGCGCGTCCTGCGCTCGCTCATCATCTTCCCGATGGGGCTGCCGCCGATTTTCACCATCACCGTGTGGCGCGGCATCTTCAGCTCCGCCGAGTTCGGGCTGATGAACCAGCTGTTGACCGCGTTCGGGGCGAGTTCGGTCGCGTGGCTCTCGGGCCGCTGGACCGCCTTCGTCGCGTACAACGTCACGGAGGCGTGGCTGGCGTACCCGTTCATGGTCATCATCACCGTCAGCGCGCTGCAGGACGTGCCCGAGGAACTCCACGAGGCAGCCGTCGTCGACGGCGCGGGCTTTCTCGCACGCTTTGCGCATATCACCCTGCCGTCGATCAAACGACCGGTCCTGTTCGCGTCGATTCTCACCTCGGCCGCGTCGTTCCAGCAGTTCCTCATCCCGTTCGTGTTCAATCAGGGCGGCCCGGCACGGGCGAACGAACTCATCGTCGTCTACGGGTACCGTGAGGCGCTGTCGTTTCAGCAGTACGGCCGTGGCGCGGCCATCAGCATCATCGCGCTCGTGTTCATCGGCGCGTTCATGTGGCTCAACGTGAAGAAAGGGAAACTCGCTGATGGGGTGAACGACTGA
- a CDS encoding type IV pilin: MSPVIGVVILVGIVAILAATVGVFALGFNEQQPTQAPQVAIVADYNERTTGNGEYLNLSFKSGDTVYRDNLTVVVSGAKSSGGSDVTLDSDPIQAQASTRITSGTEITIHRGQFSGIPSGEQLDLRDATLRLVWDPVSEPGSETYVIYRWPDPSRRN, from the coding sequence GTGAGCCCGGTGATTGGTGTTGTTATTCTCGTCGGCATTGTTGCCATTCTCGCCGCCACCGTCGGTGTGTTTGCGCTTGGCTTCAACGAGCAGCAACCGACACAAGCTCCGCAGGTCGCTATCGTGGCCGACTACAACGAGCGGACCACCGGCAACGGGGAGTACCTGAACCTCAGCTTCAAAAGCGGAGACACCGTCTACAGGGACAACCTCACCGTCGTCGTCTCCGGTGCCAAGAGTTCCGGCGGTAGCGACGTGACGCTGGACTCCGATCCGATACAGGCACAGGCTTCGACGCGGATTACGTCGGGAACAGAGATTACAATCCATCGGGGACAGTTCTCCGGAATCCCGAGCGGAGAACAGCTGGACCTGCGTGACGCGACGCTTCGACTCGTCTGGGACCCCGTAAGTGAACCGGGGTCGGAAACGTACGTCATCTACCGCTGGCCGGACCCGAGCCGGCGCAACTGA
- a CDS encoding sugar ABC transporter permease has translation MLLGAIARKLSDDIKTFATMPARTVRKWSYTVQAVRRGELPASAVLKVILSTIGATLVVLALLFPIYWILMAALSGSGSSLYTSESFSLIPSNPTVKPFIWVIGDLIVPSYSISAAIPFTDLAFVFQTPGIELLDASDYGVDRPSDFKHFLWNSLTVAIPTVLIAMSLIIPAAYALSRREFLFRRKILFLYVLMTQVGGGLGVALLIGMYALYVQFGINDSKLALAVYYAATAVPFNTWLLKTYMDGIPVSYEEAAVVDGAPPWRVVTEVIIPMSTAGLATVFIFVFLTGWTEFVVAQTLLGTENYTLPVGLYAMVDEYSIPWARFSAFALTFASPIMLAYLFAQRYIEGGLSFSGMEG, from the coding sequence ATGTTGCTCGGTGCAATCGCCCGAAAGCTCAGCGACGACATCAAGACGTTCGCCACGATGCCCGCCCGTACAGTTCGAAAGTGGTCCTACACTGTGCAGGCCGTCCGTCGGGGTGAACTGCCCGCGTCGGCGGTCCTGAAGGTCATCCTCTCGACCATCGGCGCGACGCTGGTCGTGCTGGCGCTCCTCTTCCCGATCTACTGGATTCTGATGGCGGCCCTCTCTGGCTCCGGCAGCTCGCTGTACACGTCCGAGAGCTTCTCGCTGATTCCGTCTAACCCAACGGTCAAACCGTTCATCTGGGTTATCGGTGACCTCATCGTGCCGTCGTACTCGATCTCTGCGGCCATTCCGTTCACCGACCTCGCCTTCGTGTTCCAGACGCCGGGGATCGAACTTCTGGACGCGTCCGACTACGGCGTCGACCGCCCGTCGGATTTCAAGCACTTCCTCTGGAACAGCCTCACGGTAGCGATTCCGACCGTGCTTATCGCGATGTCGCTCATCATTCCAGCGGCCTATGCGCTCTCGCGCCGTGAGTTCCTCTTCCGGCGGAAGATCCTGTTCCTCTATGTCCTGATGACACAGGTCGGTGGCGGTCTCGGTGTCGCCCTGCTCATCGGGATGTACGCGCTGTACGTCCAGTTCGGCATCAACGACAGCAAACTCGCCCTTGCGGTGTACTACGCGGCGACCGCTGTGCCGTTCAACACCTGGCTACTGAAGACGTACATGGACGGCATCCCGGTCTCCTACGAGGAGGCCGCCGTCGTCGACGGCGCGCCGCCGTGGCGCGTGGTGACAGAGGTCATCATCCCGATGTCGACCGCCGGGCTGGCGACCGTGTTCATCTTCGTCTTCCTCACCGGGTGGACGGAGTTCGTCGTCGCCCAGACCCTGCTGGGGACGGAGAACTACACGCTGCCGGTCGGTCTGTACGCGATGGTCGACGAGTACTCTATCCCGTGGGCGCGCTTCTCGGCGTTCGCGCTCACCTTCGCCTCGCCGATTATGCTGGCGTACCTGTTCGCCCAGCGTTACATCGAGGGCGGCCTCTCCTTCAGCGGGATGGAAGGCTAG
- a CDS encoding extracellular solute-binding protein: MTMERRTVLKRIGGVGAATALAGCSVQEQGSGGSDGETASGDGSGDGASDGSQQSGGTATAWYQLQDSEIPARKDAMQTFASETEFGVDGSDISNMEKKTTSAIPAGQGPEIFEWAHDWVGDYYQREFVVDQSDELSVSLDQFTEAAASAVQFDDAVVGLPHSAETVTLIYNADIVDEAPETIDDMVAAMEEYHDPSSSQYGLAAPFDPYFTSGWIQAFGGYYFDPEQDPALGLDADEAIEGLQFALDTLRPYMPDDPNYEPQAATFSEGNAAFAVNGPWYLATLNQSDVNYEVATFPAIDGGEVTPYTGISMWYFADAMSEGGADATAARNFVEWFATNEDHATRLAKEQGAIPVLDSLVGSDDLPDHVQTYSQTVSQGVPMPTDPRMNKVWSPLENALIEAFNGDASAEDALTTAAEEIRSNWE; the protein is encoded by the coding sequence ATGACAATGGAACGACGGACGGTACTCAAACGGATCGGCGGTGTCGGGGCGGCTACAGCCCTTGCTGGCTGTAGTGTGCAAGAGCAGGGCAGTGGCGGCTCGGACGGCGAAACGGCTTCCGGCGACGGCTCAGGCGACGGGGCAAGCGATGGGAGTCAGCAGTCCGGCGGGACCGCGACGGCGTGGTACCAGCTTCAGGACTCGGAGATCCCTGCACGCAAGGACGCGATGCAGACGTTCGCGAGCGAGACGGAGTTCGGCGTCGATGGGTCGGACATCTCCAACATGGAAAAGAAGACAACGAGCGCTATTCCGGCCGGGCAGGGGCCGGAGATATTCGAGTGGGCACACGACTGGGTGGGCGACTACTACCAGCGGGAGTTCGTCGTCGACCAGTCCGACGAACTCTCCGTGAGCTTAGACCAGTTCACGGAGGCTGCCGCCTCCGCCGTCCAGTTCGACGACGCCGTCGTCGGCCTCCCGCACTCGGCGGAGACGGTGACGCTAATCTACAACGCGGACATCGTCGACGAAGCGCCCGAGACTATCGACGATATGGTGGCGGCGATGGAGGAGTACCACGACCCGAGCAGCAGCCAGTACGGTCTCGCCGCGCCGTTCGATCCGTACTTCACGAGCGGGTGGATCCAGGCCTTCGGTGGCTACTACTTCGACCCGGAGCAGGACCCGGCGCTCGGGCTGGATGCCGACGAAGCTATCGAGGGGCTTCAGTTCGCTCTCGACACCCTCCGTCCGTACATGCCCGACGACCCGAACTACGAACCGCAGGCCGCGACGTTTTCGGAGGGCAACGCCGCCTTCGCGGTCAACGGGCCGTGGTACCTGGCGACGCTGAACCAGAGCGACGTGAACTACGAGGTGGCGACGTTCCCTGCCATCGACGGCGGCGAGGTGACGCCGTACACCGGCATCTCGATGTGGTACTTCGCGGACGCGATGAGCGAGGGCGGGGCCGACGCGACGGCCGCCCGGAACTTCGTCGAGTGGTTCGCCACCAACGAGGACCACGCCACGCGCCTCGCCAAGGAACAGGGCGCGATTCCGGTACTCGACAGTCTCGTCGGCAGTGACGACCTTCCCGACCACGTCCAGACGTACTCCCAGACCGTCAGTCAGGGCGTCCCGATGCCGACCGACCCGCGCATGAACAAGGTGTGGTCGCCGCTCGAGAACGCCCTCATCGAAGCGTTCAACGGCGACGCGAGCGCCGAGGACGCACTGACGACCGCCGCTGAAGAAATCCGCAGCAACTGGGAGTAA
- a CDS encoding TrmB family transcriptional regulator produces MDDSTLRDRLGQLGLSEKEVDTYLSILGSGEATASEIADDTGVSKRYVYSISESLEDRGFVEVNDHVVPTTIRARPPEEVIDALTDRLEEMSGALDSRYSASAREPQQFDVIKSRVTVIKRLTEYIRNAEREIMLSVPQQYLPEISEELTAAVDRGVLVVLVVSSADGLRPDDASGLASVVRSWDQAMPIMLTVDAQFGLVSPTEMVTRTNSDQRAIAFVQQQLVPVLSGSFLGNYWLMATEETVTDPAPLPAAYHDFRHAVLQATLHLRADHDVQVSAEVRAVQADDDTTTIEGTVVETKQGLVEPETNSYPIEHTLIVDIGDRTVSLGGPGSFIEDYETDEVTLSLAE; encoded by the coding sequence ATGGACGATTCGACTCTCAGGGACAGGCTGGGACAACTGGGCCTGTCGGAGAAGGAAGTCGACACGTACCTGTCGATCCTCGGCAGCGGCGAGGCCACGGCCAGCGAAATCGCCGACGACACTGGCGTCTCCAAACGGTACGTCTACAGCATCAGCGAATCGCTCGAAGACCGCGGGTTCGTCGAGGTCAACGACCACGTCGTGCCGACGACGATCCGCGCCCGACCGCCAGAGGAAGTCATCGATGCCCTGACCGACCGACTCGAAGAGATGAGCGGCGCGCTCGATTCTCGATACTCGGCGAGTGCTCGGGAACCGCAACAGTTCGATGTTATCAAATCACGGGTGACAGTCATCAAGCGGCTCACGGAGTACATCAGAAACGCGGAACGCGAAATTATGCTGTCGGTTCCACAGCAGTACCTCCCCGAGATCTCGGAGGAACTGACCGCGGCCGTCGACCGCGGCGTCCTCGTCGTGCTTGTCGTCAGTAGTGCCGACGGCCTGCGCCCTGACGACGCGAGCGGGCTGGCCTCCGTGGTCCGGTCGTGGGACCAGGCGATGCCGATTATGCTCACCGTCGACGCCCAGTTCGGCCTCGTCTCCCCGACGGAAATGGTGACACGCACCAACTCCGACCAGCGCGCCATCGCCTTCGTCCAGCAACAGCTTGTCCCCGTGCTGTCGGGGTCGTTCCTCGGGAACTACTGGTTGATGGCCACCGAGGAAACCGTCACCGACCCGGCTCCGCTCCCGGCCGCCTACCACGACTTCCGCCACGCCGTCCTCCAGGCGACGCTGCACCTGCGCGCCGACCACGACGTGCAGGTCTCCGCGGAGGTCCGGGCGGTGCAGGCCGACGATGACACCACCACCATCGAGGGGACTGTCGTCGAGACGAAACAGGGGCTCGTCGAGCCGGAGACCAACTCATATCCTATCGAACACACGCTAATCGTCGATATCGGCGATAGGACGGTCTCGCTTGGCGGGCCCGGGTCGTTCATCGAGGACTACGAAACCGACGAGGTTACGCTCTCGTTGGCCGAGTGA
- a CDS encoding DUF4864 domain-containing protein, which produces MRRTCAVRLGAVCAVALLAGCGALFGGGPSPADPTVTPAAVPTDERPVGSAKAATPQGGDREYWGNVSVDANRSAVTQPRVLELRPNCERPPGLVVHIQVLALQNNDPATNEGINTTWQFASPSNRDLTGPYANFVRTIQRGFEPLLNATGVRYGPLDRDGDTASQPVTVVNGNGTTTSYRWTVEKQTEAPYEGCWMTAGVAPA; this is translated from the coding sequence ATGAGACGGACCTGCGCCGTTCGGCTGGGAGCGGTCTGCGCCGTCGCGCTCCTGGCCGGGTGTGGGGCGCTGTTCGGTGGCGGGCCGTCACCGGCCGACCCGACGGTAACGCCCGCCGCCGTGCCGACTGACGAGAGGCCGGTCGGGAGCGCTAAGGCAGCGACCCCACAGGGTGGCGATCGAGAGTACTGGGGGAACGTCTCCGTCGACGCCAACAGGTCGGCCGTGACACAGCCGCGGGTTCTCGAACTGCGGCCGAACTGCGAGCGGCCGCCGGGACTCGTCGTCCACATTCAGGTGCTGGCGCTGCAGAACAACGACCCGGCGACGAACGAGGGCATCAACACGACCTGGCAGTTCGCGTCCCCGTCGAACCGGGACCTGACGGGACCGTACGCGAACTTCGTCCGGACAATCCAGCGCGGGTTTGAGCCGCTCCTGAACGCGACGGGCGTTCGGTACGGGCCACTCGACCGCGACGGCGACACCGCGTCACAGCCGGTGACAGTCGTCAACGGGAACGGCACGACGACGAGCTACCGGTGGACAGTCGAAAAGCAGACCGAAGCACCCTATGAGGGCTGCTGGATGACAGCGGGCGTCGCGCCGGCCTAG
- a CDS encoding ABC transporter ATP-binding protein, with the protein MASLELDGLRKEFDGGSIVAVDDIDLTIDDGEFVTVVGPSGCGKSTTLRMIAGLERPTSGRIRIGDEDVTDVHARKRDVAMVFQNYALYPHKSIRQNMAFGLRMSTDLSKAERQERVTETAEMMGIGDLLDDTPDQLSGGQKQRVALGRAIVREPDVFLFDEPLSNLDAKLRTTMRTEIQRLQEELGITAVYVTHDQEEAMTMGDRIVILNDGKLQQAGRPKTVYENPTNQFVGGFVGSPSMNFLDVTAAPLGSGVQLTGAHDDFSYDLTGGRAGSFGDIQQGSYVLGIRPEHVSVSNGGDQDAVPATVDVLEPIGSDNYLYLDLGESKTGFEGDGAPDFIARVSTDVEPAIGDQVQVSFDESAVHLFDPETGEAVTASEDAPVAPPQ; encoded by the coding sequence ATGGCGAGTCTCGAACTAGACGGTCTCCGCAAGGAGTTCGACGGTGGCTCCATCGTGGCAGTCGACGACATCGACCTGACTATCGACGACGGGGAGTTCGTAACGGTCGTCGGCCCCTCGGGGTGCGGGAAGTCGACGACACTTCGGATGATTGCCGGCCTCGAACGGCCGACGAGCGGCCGTATCCGTATCGGCGACGAAGATGTGACCGATGTCCACGCCCGCAAGCGTGACGTGGCGATGGTGTTCCAGAACTACGCGCTGTACCCGCACAAGTCCATCCGGCAGAACATGGCGTTCGGTCTCCGGATGAGTACGGACCTCTCGAAGGCAGAACGGCAAGAGCGAGTCACCGAAACGGCCGAGATGATGGGCATCGGCGACCTGCTGGATGACACCCCGGACCAGCTCTCCGGCGGGCAGAAACAGCGAGTCGCGCTCGGACGCGCCATCGTCCGTGAGCCGGACGTATTCCTCTTCGACGAGCCACTCAGCAACCTCGACGCGAAGCTCCGGACGACGATGCGGACCGAAATCCAGCGGCTGCAGGAGGAACTCGGAATTACGGCCGTCTACGTCACCCACGACCAGGAGGAGGCGATGACGATGGGCGACCGCATCGTCATCCTCAACGACGGGAAACTCCAGCAGGCCGGTCGGCCGAAGACAGTGTACGAGAACCCGACGAACCAGTTCGTCGGCGGCTTCGTCGGCTCACCCTCGATGAATTTCCTCGACGTGACCGCAGCGCCACTCGGTAGCGGCGTGCAGCTCACCGGCGCACACGATGACTTCTCCTATGACCTCACGGGCGGTCGTGCCGGTTCCTTCGGCGATATCCAGCAGGGGTCGTACGTGCTGGGTATCCGCCCGGAACACGTTTCCGTCAGCAATGGTGGCGACCAGGACGCAGTCCCGGCGACGGTCGACGTGCTCGAACCTATCGGCAGCGACAATTACCTCTATCTCGATCTGGGCGAATCGAAGACCGGATTCGAGGGCGACGGTGCACCGGATTTCATCGCCAGGGTGAGCACCGACGTGGAGCCGGCCATCGGCGATCAAGTTCAGGTGTCGTTCGACGAATCCGCCGTCCATCTGTTCGACCCGGAGACTGGCGAAGCAGTTACGGCCAGCGAAGACGCGCCCGTTGCACCGCCGCAGTAG
- a CDS encoding glycoside hydrolase family 15 protein, with protein sequence MTLRTALNDFKRTRDRRHQFPGEFRSTTGMFSGLDGRLVHVDSDGSLRDYSYPLCGLTGIDRSRFGVETDSTTWFGPDADQRYRGDAGVVETVHDCGDWAVVQTDCTIEQAHVTRFELRGDAPADVSLRAFVDFAPDGRNGQQSLLMHGNAVEAYHRSEHDFIGVSTELDTAVGQIPERFPELVDDDPVSFPRATGARRYEDTTLTGGVLLSAPFVDGGVTLATLLTDTADTDRDAALSTIERLVSDHYTSETVLEAGQAQRRWSVPAETPRHESVVADLRVLSLLSAANGARIAAPDFDPYYVTSGGYGYTWFRDDAEISAFLLEADGTFDLGLDSWHQRSAEFYCRTQQPDGSWPHRVWPGDETLAPGWANARLESGSDADYQADQTASVTTFLATYLRTGEPADPERIEATLGRAVESIDDTLADDGLPIACQNAWENMQGRFTHTAATFLHAYAAVARAPVCATLRDHARAQAETVLSALDALWTGDRYALREHDGTVDDRLDSATLALPAACRAAAQTVDLPAETRDRLCTHVETTLDGLERDTGDIRGLIRFEGDDWRRGSQDREKVWTVSTAWGANSAAQLGTLLRDADDSRATAAYARSRDLLGEILPGGSLVQSSGYLPEQLFDDGTPDCGTPLGWPHALRLATVAHLADAGERTAEPLSARE encoded by the coding sequence ATGACGCTCCGGACGGCACTCAACGACTTCAAGCGGACGCGGGACCGTCGCCATCAGTTTCCGGGCGAGTTCCGCTCTACGACGGGCATGTTCTCCGGACTCGACGGCCGGTTGGTGCATGTCGACAGCGATGGCTCGCTGCGGGACTACTCCTATCCGCTGTGTGGGCTCACTGGCATCGATCGCTCGCGGTTCGGCGTCGAGACGGACTCGACGACGTGGTTCGGTCCCGACGCCGACCAGCGGTACCGCGGCGATGCCGGCGTCGTCGAGACAGTCCACGACTGCGGCGACTGGGCCGTCGTCCAGACGGACTGCACCATCGAACAGGCCCACGTCACCCGCTTCGAGCTTCGCGGCGACGCGCCCGCTGACGTGTCGTTGCGGGCGTTCGTCGATTTCGCACCAGACGGGCGGAACGGCCAGCAGAGCCTGCTGATGCACGGCAACGCTGTCGAGGCATACCACCGCTCTGAACACGACTTCATCGGCGTCTCCACCGAACTCGACACTGCGGTGGGCCAGATTCCCGAACGGTTCCCCGAACTCGTCGACGACGACCCCGTCTCCTTCCCCCGGGCCACCGGGGCGCGGCGGTACGAGGACACGACGCTGACCGGCGGCGTCCTGCTGTCCGCGCCGTTCGTCGACGGCGGCGTCACGCTGGCGACGCTGCTTACCGACACGGCTGATACCGACCGCGACGCGGCGCTGTCGACCATCGAACGGCTGGTGAGCGACCACTACACCTCGGAGACGGTACTCGAAGCAGGCCAGGCACAGCGGCGGTGGAGCGTCCCCGCGGAGACGCCGAGGCATGAAAGCGTCGTGGCCGACCTCCGCGTCCTCTCGCTGCTTTCGGCTGCGAACGGTGCCAGAATCGCCGCACCCGACTTCGACCCGTACTACGTTACCTCCGGGGGCTACGGCTACACGTGGTTCCGCGATGACGCCGAGATATCGGCGTTCCTGCTCGAAGCCGACGGGACGTTCGACCTCGGGCTCGATTCGTGGCACCAGCGCTCCGCCGAATTCTACTGTCGCACCCAGCAACCGGACGGGAGCTGGCCCCACCGCGTCTGGCCCGGCGACGAAACGCTCGCGCCGGGCTGGGCGAACGCCCGGCTCGAAAGCGGTTCTGACGCGGACTATCAGGCCGACCAGACCGCGAGCGTCACCACCTTCCTCGCGACGTATCTCCGGACCGGCGAGCCAGCCGACCCGGAACGAATCGAAGCCACGCTCGGACGCGCCGTCGAGAGCATCGACGACACACTGGCCGACGACGGTCTCCCCATCGCTTGCCAGAACGCCTGGGAGAACATGCAGGGCCGATTCACGCACACCGCTGCGACCTTCTTGCACGCCTACGCGGCCGTCGCTCGCGCGCCCGTCTGCGCCACGCTCCGGGACCACGCCCGGGCACAGGCCGAGACAGTGCTATCAGCTCTGGACGCGCTCTGGACCGGTGACCGCTATGCCCTTCGCGAACACGACGGCACAGTCGACGACCGACTGGACTCCGCGACGCTGGCTCTCCCAGCGGCCTGTCGCGCCGCCGCCCAGACGGTCGACCTGCCGGCGGAGACCCGCGACCGGCTCTGCACCCACGTCGAGACGACACTCGACGGGCTGGAACGGGACACTGGCGACATCCGCGGCCTCATCCGCTTCGAGGGCGACGACTGGCGGCGCGGTTCACAAGACCGCGAGAAAGTCTGGACTGTCTCGACCGCGTGGGGCGCAAACAGTGCCGCACAGCTGGGGACCCTCTTGCGTGATGCCGACGACAGCCGAGCGACGGCAGCCTACGCCCGCTCACGGGACCTGCTGGGGGAGATTCTTCCCGGTGGCTCGCTCGTTCAGTCCAGCGGGTATCTCCCCGAGCAACTGTTCGACGACGGGACGCCGGACTGTGGCACGCCGCTTGGCTGGCCTCACGCGCTCCGGCTGGCAACTGTGGCGCACCTCGCTGACGCCGGGGAACGCACCGCCGAGCCGCTGAGCGCCCGCGAGTAA